In one window of Onychomys torridus chromosome 5, mOncTor1.1, whole genome shotgun sequence DNA:
- the Skida1 gene encoding SKI/DACH domain-containing protein 1, giving the protein MGDLKSGFEEVDGVRLGYLIIKGKQMFALSQVFTDLLKNIPRTTVHKRMDHLKVKKHHCDLEELRKLKAINSIAFHAAKCTLISREDVEALYTSCKTERVLKTKRRRVGRALATKAPPPERAAAASPRPAFWKDKHQLWRGLSGAARPLPISAQSQRPGAAAARPAAHLPQIFSKYPGSHYPEIVRSPCKPPLNYETAPLQGNYVAFHSDPAYFRSLLCSKHPAAAAAAAAAAAAAAAAAAAAYYQASAAGPQPKAATGAGGPVSLTYRCKRKRGGAKNCLLAPHAGARRLLLLPRSYKAKAAAAAAAAAAAAAAAAGATCLERFHLVNSFCPPPHHHHHHHHHHHHHHHRAQQPTPSHHPPHHHRPQPHLGSFPESCSSDSESSSYSDHAANDSDFGSSLSSSSNSMSSEEEEEEGEEEEEEEEEEEGGSGASDSSEISSEEEDSSTESDSSSGSSQVSVQSIRFRRTSFCKPPSVQAQANFLYHLASAAAATKPAAFEDAGRLPDLKSSVKAESPEEWSLQGWAPKGAPVYCPASMGSYFPEIRNDRVSEITFPHSEISSTVKRTDLTINCLAEGASSPSPKTNNVFPQQRILREARKCLQATPTTHCSDNNTIAARFLNNDSCGTATNSGKDSKIPHCLEFATDLASSQTDPEVDAAAAAAAAAAAAAAKAENLCTDPGDKTLPFLHNIKIKVEDSSANEEYEPDLITNKLKYECNDTKGEFYSVTEKKEEDAFLTTAKEGFACPEKETPSLNPLAQSQGLSCTLGSPKPEDGEYKFGARVRKNYRTLVLGKRPVLQTPPVKPNLKSARSPRPTGKTETHEGTLDDLTVLNRRKKVASNVASAVKRPFNFMANFPCPPSLILGKDGDLRPAYTLTTTKDSQPPHKAHPVWKWQLGGSAIPLPPSHKFRKFNS; this is encoded by the coding sequence ATGGGAGACCTGAAGTCAGGTTTCGAAGAGGTGGATGGCGTGAGGCTCGGCTACCTCATCATTAAAGGAAAGCAAATGTTTGCTCTCTCCCAAGTCTTCACAGATCTGCTGAAAAACATCCCGAGGACGACCGTGCACAAGCGCATGGATCATCTGAAAGTGAAAAAGCACCACTGCGATCTGGAGGAGTTgcggaaactcaaagcaatcaaCAGTATCGCCTTCCACGCGGCCAAATGCACGCTCATCTCCCGGGAAGACGTAGAAGCGCTCTATACCTCCTGCAAAACCGAGCGTGTGCTCAAGACCAAGCGCAGGAGGGTCGGACGGGCCCTGGCCACAAAGGCGCCGCCGCCAgagcgcgccgccgccgccagcccCCGCCCGGCTTTTTGGAAGGACAAGCACCAACTTTGGCGGGGCCTGAGCGGAGCCGCGCGGCCCCTGCCAATCAGCGCGCAGTCCCAGCGTCCGGGCGCCGCAGCCGCGCGCCCCGCCGCCCATCTACCTCAGATTTTTAGCAAATACCCGGGCTCGCACTACCCGGAGATCGTTCGCTCGCCTTGCAAACCCCCTTTAAACTATGAAACTGCCCCGCTCCAGGGAAACTACGTCGCCTTCCACTCGGATCCCGCTTATTTTCGGAGCCTGCTGTGCAGCAAGCACCcggcggccgccgccgccgccgccgccgctgccgctgccgccgccgccgccgccgccgccgcctacTACCAGGCGTCGGCGGCCGGGCCCCAGCCCAAGGCGGCGACCGGAGCCGGAGGCCCGGTGAGCCTGACCTACCGCTGCAAACGCAAGCGCGGGGGCGCCAAGAACTGCCTGCTCGCGCCCCACGCCGGCGCCCGGcgactgctgctgctgcccaggtCCTACAAAGccaaggcggcggcggcggccgcagcggcggcagcggcggcggcggcggccgccgGGGCCACTTGCTTGGAGAGGTTTCATCTGGTCAACAGCTTCTGCCCGcctccccaccaccatcaccaccaccaccaccatcaccatcaccaccaccatcggGCCCAGCAGCCAACGCCGAGTCACCACCCCCCTCACCACCACCGACCGCAGCCCCATCTAGGAAGCTTTCCCGAGAGTTGTAGCAGCGACTCCGAGTCCAGCTCCTACTCCGACCATGCAGCCAACGACTCGGATTTTGGCTCCAGTTTGTCCAGCTCCAGCAACTCGATGTcctcagaggaagaggaggaggaaggagaggaggaggaggaagaggaggaggaggaagaggggggcaGCGGGGCCTCGGATTCCAGTGAAATCAGCTCCGAGGAGGAGGATTCGTCCACCGAGTCAGACTCCAGCTCCGGTTCCAGCCAAGTGTCAGTGCAGAGCATCCGTTTCAGGCGCACCAGCTTCTGCAAGCCTCCCAGCGTGCAGGCGCAGGCCAACTTCTTGTACCATCTGGCCTCCGCCGCCGCTGCAACCAAACCCGCTGCTTTCGAGGATGCCGGCCGACTTCCCGACCTCAAGAGTAGTGTCAAAGCCGAGTCGCCAGAGGAGTGGAGCCTGCAGGGCTGGGCTCCCAAAGGGGCTCCGGTGTACTGCCCGGCCAGCATGGGGAGTTATTTCCCAGAGATAAGAAACGATAGGGTATCTGAGATTACATTCCCACACTCTGAAATTTCCAGTACTGTAAAGAGAACTGACCTGACAATTAACTGCCTGGCAGAGGGGGCCTCTTCACCTAGCCCAAAGACAAACAATGTATTTCCACAACAAAGAATACTCCGAGAGGCTAGGAAATGCCTACAAGCAACTCCTACTACACACTGTTCAGATAATAACACAATAGCTGCTAGGTTCTTAAATAATGATTCTTGTGGAACAGCAACAAATTCAGGAAAAGATTCCAAAATCCCTCATTGTCTTGAATTTGCTACGGATTTGGCCTCTTCTCAGACTGATCCCGAAGTGGatgcagcagcagcggcagcagcagcagcagcagcagcagcagctaaagCTGAGAATCTCTGCACCGACCCAGGCGACAAGACACTGCCATTTCTGCACAATATTAAAATCAAAGTAGAAGACAGTAGTGCTAATGAAGAATATGAACCTGATCTTATCACAAATAAGCTGAAGTATGAGTGCAATGATACAAAGGGTGAGTTTTACAGTGTCactgagaagaaagaggaggacgCCTTTTTAACCACAGCCAAGGAAGGTTTTGCATGCCCTGAGAAAGAAACGCCTTCCTTAAATCCACTGGCTCAGAGTCAGGGCCTTTCATGCACTTTAGGATCTCCAAAACCTGAGGATGGGGAATATAAATTTGGTGCCAGGGTGAGGAAAAATTACCGGACACTAGTACTGGGTAAACGACCAGTCCTTCAGACACCTCCAGTCAAACCAAATTTGAAATCAGCTAGAAGCCCTCGTCCTACAGGTAAAACTGAGACACATGAAGGAACACTGGATGACTTAACAGTTTTAAACAGACGCAAAAAGGTAGCCAGCAATGTAGCATCAGCAGTGAAAAGGCCGTTTAATTTCATGGCAAATTTTCCTTGTCCACCGTCACTCATTCTTGGGAAGGACGGGGACTTGAGGCCAGCGTATACCTTAACCACCACCAAGGATTCCCAACCTCCTCACAAGGCCCATCCTGTATGGAAATGGCAGCTGGGCGGTTCTGCAATACCTCTTCCACCTAGTCACAAATTCAGGAAATTTAATTCATAG
- the LOC118584358 gene encoding translation initiation factor IF-2-like yields MAVNRSRPRQGRGPGLLSPPGALPAPAGPARLPSRPPGPRWGRGGGSPGGESSRGASGAGGGAASPGNGGLGRARARHERGPRVACWVKSGRATPGESREEPGSEVRAPGARRAELPHVNAASGRNLFVFHRASMLPY; encoded by the coding sequence ATGGCAGTCAACAGGTCCAGGCCTCGGCAGGGCCGCGGGCCCGGCCTCCTCTCGCCGCCCGGGGCCCTCCCCGCCCCCGCCGGCCCTGCCCGGCTGCCGTCTCGGCCACCAGGGCCccggtgggggcggggcgggggttCCCCCGGCGGAGAATCCTCCCGCGGGGCGAGCGGCGCAGGGGGAGGGGCCGCCAGTCCCGGCAATGGAGGATTAGGAAGGGCTCGGGCCCGACACGAGCGCGGCCCGCGCGTGGCATGCTGGGTAAAAAGTGGCCGAGCCACACCGGGAGAGAGCCGAGAGGAGCCGGGGTCAGAGGTCAGGGCCCCAGGAGCCCGGCGCGCAGAGCTCCCCCACGTGAACGCAGCGAGCGGGAGGAACCTTTTTGTTTTCCACCGCGCCAGCATGCTCCCCTATTGA